A section of the Methanosarcina mazei S-6 genome encodes:
- a CDS encoding GNAT family N-acetyltransferase gives MKTGAGALIRVYRENDLEDMVRIWYDASVIAHPFVPASFWASYRPAMKKEYLPFSENYVYEQEGEVAGFISLAGEIVCALFVAPEAQGKGAGKELLEHAKSLKKRLFLKAYRDNKKAILFYEKNGLRATGQEVEEYTGCVQILMEWEDS, from the coding sequence TTGAAAACAGGAGCCGGTGCGTTGATCAGAGTTTACAGGGAAAACGATCTGGAAGACATGGTAAGAATATGGTACGATGCCTCAGTTATTGCCCATCCCTTTGTGCCAGCCTCTTTCTGGGCTTCGTACAGACCTGCGATGAAAAAAGAGTACCTCCCCTTTTCAGAAAATTATGTTTACGAACAGGAAGGAGAGGTCGCAGGCTTTATTTCACTTGCAGGAGAGATAGTATGTGCACTTTTTGTAGCTCCCGAAGCACAGGGAAAAGGAGCAGGAAAAGAACTGCTTGAGCATGCAAAATCCCTGAAAAAAAGGCTTTTCCTTAAAGCCTACAGGGATAATAAAAAAGCCATCCTCTTTTACGAAAAGAATGGGCTCAGGGCAACAGGGCAGGAAGTCGAAGAATATACGGGCTGCGTTCAGATTTTAATGGAGTGGGAAGATTCTTAA